GCCGTGCACGGCGGCCGGACCGCCCGGGGGCACCTGCGCTGGCTGGCCCGGAGCAACGGCCTGCCGGACGCCCGGGTGGAGGAGGTGCTCGCCCGGGTGGGGCTGACCGAGGCGGCCCGCAAGCGGGTCAGGGGCTTCTCGCTCGGCATGCGCCAGCGTCTCGGGGTGGCGGCCGCGCTGCTCGGCGACCCACCGGTCCTGCTGCTGGACGAGCCGGTGAACGGCCTCGACCCGGAAGGCATCCGCTGGATCCGGACGCTGCTCCGCGCGCTGGCCGCCGAGGGCCGGGCGGTGCTGGTCTCCTCGCACCTGATGACGGAGATGGCGCTGACGGCGGACCACCTGGTGGTGATCGGGCGGGGCCGGCTGCTGGCCGACACGAGCACCGAGGACTTCCTGGCCCGGCACGGGCGCGCCAGGGTCCGGGTCCGCGCGGTGGATCCGGTGAGGCTGGCGGCCCTGCTGCTGGGCTCCGGGGCGGCCGAGGGCCTGGTGGCCGAACCGGCCGACGGCGGCGCCTGGGAGGTCACCGGCGCGGAGCCGGAGCGGATCGCGGCGCTGGCGGCGAGCGCGGGCGTGGTGCTGTACGAGATCGCCGTTCAGCAGGACTCGTTGGAGGAGGCCTTCATGCGGATGACCGCCGACAGCGTCGAGTACCGGGCGGTGGCGGCATGACCACCACGGCCGTACTCCGCTCCGAGTGGACCAAGATCACCACACTGCGCTCGCTGTGGCTGACGCCCCTGGCCTCGCTGCTGCTGACGGTCGGCGCCACCTTCGCCGTGAACGCCGCCCTCGGCAAGGTCGACCGCAGCCTCACGGTGGATCCGAGTGTCGGCATCCACTACGGCCTGAACTTCGGCCAGGCCCTGCTCGTCTGCTTCGCCGTACTGCTGCTGGGCCAGGAGTTCAACAGCCGGACGATCGACACCTCGCTGCTGGCGGTGCCCCGCCGGGGGCTGCTCTACGGCGGCAAGCTCGCCGTCGGCACCGCGGTCGGGCTGGTGGTCGGCATGGCCGGCACGGCGGGGGCCTTCGGCTCGTACGCGGGCCTGGGGTTCGGCGACTGGCAGGGCCCGGCGGCGGCCCGCAGCATGGCGGCCGGCTGCCTGTACCCGGCGCTGCTGGTGGTCCTCTGCTTCGGCGTCACCGGCATGCTGCGCAACCTCACGGCGGCGATGGGCCTCCTGGTCCCGACCGTCTTCCTGCTCTCCCCGCTGCTCTCCGGGGTGCCCGGCGTGCGCAGGGCGGTGCAGTTCCTGCCGGACCGGGCCGGTCAGTACGCGCTGCGCTACCACGACGACCCGCAGGTGGCCTACGGGCACTGGACGGGCCTGCTGATCATGGCCGGGTGGGCGGCCGCGGCCGCGTACGGCGGCTGGCGGTCGCTGCACCGCCGCGCCGGCTGAGCGGCCGGGCCGGGAGGCGGTCGGGGCGAAGGCCGGAGCGCGGTCGGGGCGGACGGGAGGGGGCTCGGCTCAGCGCAGCGCCGGGTGGTCCGCGACGACCGTGCAGCTGCCGGGGGCGATCTCGGTGAAGCCCGCGTCCTGGACGAGCGGGAGGCCACCGGCCGTCAGTTCGGCCCAGGCCGCGGGTGTGGCCGTGCGGACGGCCAGCTCGAAGCCGCTCCCGGCCCACTCCTTGCGCTGCGCGTCGTCCAGGCGCCACCAGGCGAGCTGGGCCGCGTGACCGGTCTGCGCCATGGTCTTGCCGGCGCTCATCTCCAGCTCGGGGTTGAGCCACAGCACGGGCACCCCGGGCGCGGGGAGGGCCGGCTCCCCGGTCTCCTCCAGCTCCGTGCCGGAGACCTGGAGCTTGGCGAGCTCCTTGGGCCAGCCGTCCAGCGGGACGGGGACGAAGACCCGTACCTCGGCGGTGGCCCCGGTCACCGTGATGCCGGGCAGTTCGCCCGCCCTGCGCCACTCACCGCCGCGGGCCCGACGGACCACCTTGCGGATCCGCGCGTCCTCCCAGGCGCCGACGCGCTCGGCCCACTCGCCGTCCGGCTCGGTCACCCGGGGGTCGGCGAGCAGGGTCAGCACCGCACGGGCGGAGGTCTCCAGCGCGTCGGTGCGGCCCGGCGGGTCGGTCCGCTCCAGGCGGACGAGGAGCGGCAGCACGTACTGCGGGTTGGCGTCGCGGTCGGCGGGCGCGCCGGCGGGGCTGGGGGCGTCGAACGGAGTGGTCACCCGTCCAAGGATGCCAGCCGCCGGACACCGGCCGGACACCGGCCGGAGGACGCCCGAGGGCACCCGGGGGACGCCCCGGGGGACGTCAGCGCCGGTAGCCCCGCTGGGAGTCCCGCTCCTCGGCGTCCTCGTACGGGAGGAACCAGCCCTCGGGATGGGTGGCGGCGAGCAGGTCCTCGGTCCGGCCGGCCACGTCCGAGTCGGGGTCGCCGTCCTCGGGGCCGTAGACGCCGAAGAGCTCGTCCTGGCAGCCGTCCCAGTCGTAGTCGTAGAGGTCGGCGGGCAGGTCACCCATCATGTCGGCGACGGACTCGGGCTGGGCGCCGAGCAGGTTCCGCGCGTCCGCGAGCGCCATCCGCAGCGCGATGTCCTCGGCGGGACAGCGCGGCAGCGGCCACTCACCGAGTGCCAGGTCGTCGGCGAGGTCGTCGAAGGCACGGGCCATCGAGCGGCGCCAGCCCCGGTGCATCCGCCAGGTCCGGACCGGGAGCCGGCCGTAGACGGCCCACTCGTGGTCCTCGCTCTCGACGACCGGCTCGCTCTCGTGCTCCTCCAGGTCGTCGTAGGCGGCGTCGGCCAGGCCGAGCAGCTGGGCGTGCAGGAGGCACGCGGTGCGCGGGGTCAGCGTCCAGTCGCCGACGCCGCCGCTGCCCTCGTCGTCGCCGTCGAGCGGGAACAGCTCCGCGAAGTCGGGGGCGAAGTCCTCGGTGACGCTGATCTCCAGGGTGCCGCCGATGGCGTCGACCCCGGGCATCGCGGCGACCAGCCGGTCGGGATGGAGCAGCACGCCGAGTGCGGCGTTCGGATCCTCGGAGACCTCACGCAGCAGGTCACGGCGCTGCCCGGCCGGATCCACGCCCTCGAAGTCCAGATCCTCGACGGCGGCCCGGGCTGCCGCGCGCAGCGCCGGCCAGTCGGTGATACGCAGGCCCAGCACCACCGTCGCCTCGATCTCCTGCGCGCCGGAGTCCTCCGTGGCGCCCTGCCCCTGCGGATGATCGCTTCGCTCGCCCATGCGCCCTACGGTACGGCCTTTCCGGCGTCCGATCACCGGTCTGGCCCACCTTCGCGGCCCCGCCTTCCGTCACCGGGCGGGCCGCGCCCGCAGGATGGGCCCATGAGCAACCTTGACGAGTACGGCGGCGGGCAGGGACCGAACACCCAGGTCCTCGTGGTGACCACGAACGACGTTCCGGGCTTCCGGATCGACCACGTCATCGGCGAGGTCTTCGGTCTGACGGTGCGCAGCAGGCACGTCGGCAGCCAGATCGGTGCCTCGCTGAAGTCCCTGGTGGGCGGTGAGTTGAAGGGGATGACGAAGACGCTGGTGCAGAGCCGCAACGAGGCGATGGAACGGCTGATCGCGCAGACCCAGGCCCGGGGCGGCAACGCGGTGCTGATGATGCGCTTCGACGTCTCGGAGGCGGGGGCGGACGTCGGCACCGAGGTGTGCGCGTATGGCACGGCCGCGGTGATCTCCCCGCTGGTCTGACCCGGTCGCGGCAGCGGGCGCGCGGCCGGCCCTCGGCGGCCGGGGGCGGCCGGGGGCGGGCACGGCCGCGGGGCCGGGGACGGTCCGGCCCCGGCGGGAACAGCGTCCATCCACCCGATGTTTCACCAGCGTGACTGTTTACGAAGCAACCGATCCGGACGCGCGGACCGTGGACGTCGCGGTGATCGGCGCGGGCCAGGCGGGCCTGTCCGCCGCCTACCACCTGCGCCGACGCGGCTTCGCCCCGGCTCCGGCCGGCGCGGACGCGGGCGGCTTCGTGGTGCTGGACGCCGACGACGCGCCCGGCGGGGCCTGGGCGCACCGCTCGCCGTCCCTGCGGATGGCCACCGTGCACGGCTTCCACGACCTGCCGGATTTCGAACTCCCGCCACCGGATCCGGCCGCCCCGGCGCGCGAGGTGGTGCCGGGGTACTTCGCGGCGTACGAGGCCCGGCACGCGCTGCCCGTCGTGCGCCCGGTGCGCGTACGCTCGGTGCGCGCACAACCGGGGGGACGGCTGCTGCTGGACACGGACGCCGGCCCCTGGTCGGCGCGGGCCCTGATCAACGCGACCGGGACGTGGACGAGGCCGTTCCTGCCGCACTACCCGGGCCGCTTCGGCGGGCGGCAGCTGCACTACGCCGAGTACCGGGGGCCGGAGGAGTTCGCCGGGCGGACGGTGCTGGTCGTCGGCGGGGGCGCCTCGGCGGTCCAGGTGCTGTCCGAGGTCGCGGCGGTGGCGCGCACGGTCTGGGTGACCCGCACCCCGCCGGTCCACCGGACCGGGCCGTTCAGTCCGGAGGCCGGGCGGGCGGCGGTGGCCATGGTGGAGGAACGGGTCCGGCTCGGGCTGCCGGTCCGCAGCGTGGTCAGCGTGACCGGGCTCGGCCCGTCCGTCGCGTACCGACGGGCCGAGGAGCTGGGCGCGCTGCGCCGCCGGCCGATGTTCGACCGGCTGACCGAGCGGGGCGTCGCCTGGGGCGAGGAGGAACTGGCCGTCGACGCGATCGTCTGGGCCACCGGGTTCCGCCCCGAGGTCGGCCACCTGGCACCGCTGGGCCTGCGCGGCCCGGGCGGCGGGATCCGGATGGAGGGCACGCAGGCCGCCGCCGACCCGCGCGTGCACCTGGTCGGGTACGGCCCCTCCGCCAGCACCGTCGGCGCCAACCGGGCCGGCCGGGCGGCGGTCAACGGAATCGTCCGACTGCTCGGCGCCCCGGCCCACCGGACCGCCGCCGCCACGGTTCAGCGGTCGTAGTCGACCGTCACGCGCGCGGTCACCGGCCTGGCCTGGCAGGTCAGCACGTACCCCGCCGCCAGCTCCTTCTCCTCCAGGGCGAAGTTGCGCCGCATCACCACCTCGCCCTCCGTCACCAGGGCCCGGCAGGTGCCGCAGACTCCGCCCTTGCAGGCGAACGGCAGGTCGGGCCGGGAGCGCTGGGCGCCGTCCAGGACGGAACGGTCGCGCGGTAGTGAGAGGGTGCTGCCGCGCCCGTCCAGCACCACGGTGACCTCGCTCAGCTCACCGCTCACCGGTGCCTCGGGGCGGTCGGCGACCGGCTCGTCGTCGGCGTGGAACAGCTCCTGGTGCACCTTCTCCCCCGGCACTCCCAGCCCGGCCAGCAGCTCCCTGACGCCGGCCACCATGCCGTACGGCCCGCAGAGCCACCAGTGGTCCACCTTCGGGACCTCGACCAGCGCGCGCAGCAGTGCCGCCACCCGCCCGGCGTCCAGTCGGCCCGAGAGCAGCTCGGCGTCGCGGGTCTCCCGCGAGAGCACGTGCAGCAACTGGAACCGGCCGAGATGGCGGTCCTTGAGGTCGGCCAGCTCGTCGGCGAACATCACCGTGTCACTGCGGCGGTTCCCGTACAGCAGGGTGACCCGGGACGTCCGGTCGGCGGCCAGCACGGAGGCGGCGATCGACAGCATCGGCGTGATGCCCGAGCCGGCGGCCACCAGAACGTGCTCGCCGGGGATGTCCGTCTCGGGGCTGAACAGCCCACTCGGCGCCAGCACCTCGACCTCCTCGCCGGGCCGCGCCTCGCGGACCAGCCACCGCGAGAA
The sequence above is drawn from the Kitasatospora sp. NBC_00315 genome and encodes:
- a CDS encoding ABC transporter permease, yielding MTTTAVLRSEWTKITTLRSLWLTPLASLLLTVGATFAVNAALGKVDRSLTVDPSVGIHYGLNFGQALLVCFAVLLLGQEFNSRTIDTSLLAVPRRGLLYGGKLAVGTAVGLVVGMAGTAGAFGSYAGLGFGDWQGPAAARSMAAGCLYPALLVVLCFGVTGMLRNLTAAMGLLVPTVFLLSPLLSGVPGVRRAVQFLPDRAGQYALRYHDDPQVAYGHWTGLLIMAGWAAAAAYGGWRSLHRRAG
- a CDS encoding ABC transporter ATP-binding protein, with product MIEVQGLSRAYGEKLAVDDLGFEVRPGVVTGFLGPNGAGKTTTLRMVLGLDRPTAGRALVHGRPYAELADPLRQVGALLDAHAVHGGRTARGHLRWLARSNGLPDARVEEVLARVGLTEAARKRVRGFSLGMRQRLGVAAALLGDPPVLLLDEPVNGLDPEGIRWIRTLLRALAAEGRAVLVSSHLMTEMALTADHLVVIGRGRLLADTSTEDFLARHGRARVRVRAVDPVRLAALLLGSGAAEGLVAEPADGGAWEVTGAEPERIAALAASAGVVLYEIAVQQDSLEEAFMRMTADSVEYRAVAA
- the paaE gene encoding 1,2-phenylacetyl-CoA epoxidase subunit PaaE yields the protein MTVRRPAFHPLRISLLEPLCEDAVAVTFEVPDALADTFAFRPGQTLTLRRTVDGADERRSYSICAPAGGPLRIAVREVPGGLFSRWLVREARPGEEVEVLAPSGLFSPETDIPGEHVLVAAGSGITPMLSIAASVLAADRTSRVTLLYGNRRSDTVMFADELADLKDRHLGRFQLLHVLSRETRDAELLSGRLDAGRVAALLRALVEVPKVDHWWLCGPYGMVAGVRELLAGLGVPGEKVHQELFHADDEPVADRPEAPVSGELSEVTVVLDGRGSTLSLPRDRSVLDGAQRSRPDLPFACKGGVCGTCRALVTEGEVVMRRNFALEEKELAAGYVLTCQARPVTARVTVDYDR
- a CDS encoding YbjQ family protein → MSNLDEYGGGQGPNTQVLVVTTNDVPGFRIDHVIGEVFGLTVRSRHVGSQIGASLKSLVGGELKGMTKTLVQSRNEAMERLIAQTQARGGNAVLMMRFDVSEAGADVGTEVCAYGTAAVISPLV
- a CDS encoding aminoacyl-tRNA hydrolase; the protein is MTTPFDAPSPAGAPADRDANPQYVLPLLVRLERTDPPGRTDALETSARAVLTLLADPRVTEPDGEWAERVGAWEDARIRKVVRRARGGEWRRAGELPGITVTGATAEVRVFVPVPLDGWPKELAKLQVSGTELEETGEPALPAPGVPVLWLNPELEMSAGKTMAQTGHAAQLAWWRLDDAQRKEWAGSGFELAVRTATPAAWAELTAGGLPLVQDAGFTEIAPGSCTVVADHPALR
- a CDS encoding NAD(P)-binding domain-containing protein, whose translation is MTVYEATDPDARTVDVAVIGAGQAGLSAAYHLRRRGFAPAPAGADAGGFVVLDADDAPGGAWAHRSPSLRMATVHGFHDLPDFELPPPDPAAPAREVVPGYFAAYEARHALPVVRPVRVRSVRAQPGGRLLLDTDAGPWSARALINATGTWTRPFLPHYPGRFGGRQLHYAEYRGPEEFAGRTVLVVGGGASAVQVLSEVAAVARTVWVTRTPPVHRTGPFSPEAGRAAVAMVEERVRLGLPVRSVVSVTGLGPSVAYRRAEELGALRRRPMFDRLTERGVAWGEEELAVDAIVWATGFRPEVGHLAPLGLRGPGGGIRMEGTQAAADPRVHLVGYGPSASTVGANRAGRAAVNGIVRLLGAPAHRTAAATVQRS